A window of Streptomyces sp. SAI-127 contains these coding sequences:
- the zwf gene encoding glucose-6-phosphate dehydrogenase translates to MSSSNPLRDPADRRLPRIAGPSGLVIFGVTGDLSRKKLMPAVYDLANRGLLPPGFSLVGFARRDWENEDFAEVVHDAVKEHARTPFREEVWQQLIQGMRFVQGTFDDDDSFERLRDTIDELDKAQGTGGNFAFYLSVPPSAFPVVIQQLKKHRLADQSSGSWRRAVIEKPFGHNLKSAEELNATVEEVFAPDQVFRIDHYLGKETVQNILALRFANTMFEPIWNRSFVDHVQITMAEDIGIGGRAGYYDGIGAARDVIQNHLLQLMALTAMEEPASFDADALAAEKTKVLGAVKLPKDLGRNAVRGQYAAGWQGGEKAVGYLQEDGIDPQSKTDTYAAIKVEIDNRRWAGVPFYLRTGKRLGRRVTEIAVVFQRAPHSPFDTTATEELGSNAIVIRVQPDEGVTVRFGSKVPGTSMEIRDVSMDFAYGESFTESSPEAYERLILDVLLGDSNLFPRTEEVELSWKILDPIEEYWDTHGKPAQYPSGTWGPVEADEMLAREGRSWRRP, encoded by the coding sequence TTGTCGAGCAGCAACCCGCTGCGTGACCCCGCCGACCGACGGCTCCCGCGTATCGCGGGGCCGTCGGGCCTGGTCATCTTCGGCGTCACGGGCGATTTGTCACGAAAGAAGCTCATGCCCGCCGTGTACGACCTCGCGAACCGGGGTCTGCTGCCACCGGGCTTCTCGCTGGTCGGCTTCGCCCGGCGGGACTGGGAGAACGAGGACTTCGCGGAAGTCGTCCACGACGCCGTCAAGGAGCACGCCAGGACGCCGTTCCGCGAGGAGGTCTGGCAGCAGCTCATCCAGGGGATGCGCTTCGTCCAGGGCACCTTCGACGACGACGACTCGTTCGAGCGGCTGCGCGACACCATCGACGAACTCGACAAGGCACAGGGCACCGGCGGCAACTTCGCCTTCTATCTGTCCGTGCCGCCGTCGGCCTTCCCCGTGGTCATCCAGCAGCTGAAGAAGCACCGGCTGGCCGACCAGTCGAGCGGCTCCTGGCGGCGCGCGGTCATCGAGAAGCCCTTCGGCCACAACCTCAAGTCGGCCGAGGAGCTCAACGCGACCGTCGAGGAGGTCTTCGCCCCGGACCAGGTCTTCCGCATCGACCACTACCTGGGCAAGGAGACCGTCCAGAACATCCTGGCGCTGCGCTTCGCCAACACGATGTTCGAGCCGATCTGGAACCGGTCCTTCGTGGACCACGTGCAGATCACGATGGCCGAGGACATCGGCATCGGCGGCCGGGCCGGCTATTACGACGGCATCGGCGCCGCCCGTGACGTCATCCAGAACCACCTGCTCCAGCTCATGGCCCTCACGGCCATGGAGGAACCGGCCTCCTTCGACGCGGACGCGCTGGCCGCCGAGAAGACCAAGGTGCTCGGCGCGGTGAAGCTGCCGAAGGACCTGGGCCGGAACGCCGTGCGCGGTCAGTACGCGGCGGGCTGGCAGGGCGGCGAGAAGGCGGTCGGCTACCTCCAAGAGGACGGCATCGACCCCCAGTCCAAGACCGACACGTACGCGGCCATCAAGGTGGAGATCGACAACCGCCGCTGGGCGGGCGTCCCCTTCTACCTGCGCACCGGCAAGCGCCTGGGCCGCCGGGTCACCGAGATCGCGGTGGTCTTCCAGCGCGCGCCGCACTCCCCCTTCGACACGACGGCCACCGAGGAGCTCGGCTCCAACGCGATCGTCATCCGCGTCCAGCCCGACGAGGGCGTCACCGTCCGCTTCGGCTCCAAGGTGCCGGGCACCTCGATGGAGATCCGGGACGTGTCCATGGACTTCGCCTACGGCGAGTCGTTCACGGAGTCCTCTCCCGAGGCGTACGAGCGCCTGATCCTCGACGTGCTGCTCGGCGACTCGAACCTCTTCCCCCGCACGGAGGAGGTCGAGCTGTCCTGGAAGATCCTCGACCCGATCGAGGAGTACTGGGACACGCACGGCAAGCCCGCCCAGTACCCCTCCGGTACCTGGGGCCCGGTCGAGGCGGACGAAATGCTCGCACGAGAGGGACGGAGCTGGCGCCGGCCATGA